The Mycolicibacterium insubricum DNA segment CAGGCGCTGGCCGATGCATCGGTGACCTGGCCGCAGATCGACTACGCCGTCGGCGGCAGCATGTCCGCCGGCACCGCCGACACCTTGGTGTCGGACCTTGGACTGACCGGCGTCCCGTTCCTCAACGTCATCAACGGCTGTGCGACGGGCAGCAGTTCCCTCATCTCCGCCGTGCACACCATCGAGGCCGGGGCGGCCGATCTCGCCGTGGTGGTCGGATTCGACTCGCACCCGCGCGGCGCGTTCACCATCGACCCGGCCGCGCTGGGGCTCGGCGACTGGTACGGGCCGACAGGTCTGGCACTGACCTCGCAATTCTTCGCACTGAAGATCCGGCGCTATCTGCATGAATTCGGTCTGCCGGCACGGCTGCTGGCCGCGGTGGCGGCGAAGGCATTCCGCAACGGATCGCTCAATCCCAACGCCTGGCGGCGGAAACCGCTGTCGGAGGCCGACATCGCGGCGTCGATGATGCTGTCGGATCCGCTGCGGCAGTACATGCTGTGCTCGCCGGGCGACGGCGCCACCGCCCTGGTGTTGTGCAACGCGAAGAAAGCCAAGCAGCTGAGCCCCCACCCGGTGTACGTCGCGTCGTCGGTGGTGCGCACACGTCGTCCCGGATCCTTCGAGGTCCTCAGCCCGTCGCTGTCGATTCGCCGCGGGGTCAGCCCGACCGTCGACGCCGCGGCCGCCGCATTCGAGCAGGCCGGTATCGGGCCCGCCGACGTCGATCTGGCCCAATTGCAAGACACCGATGCCGGCGCCGAGATCATCCATATGGCCGAGACCGGGCTGTGCGCCGATGGCGAACAGACCGAGCTCATCGACTCCGGTGCAACCGAACTCACCGGCCGCCTGCCGATCAACACCGACGGCGGCTGTCTGGCCAACGGTGAACCGATCGGCGCGTCGGGCCTGCGGCAGATCCACGAGAACGTGCTGCAACTGCGCGGTGCCGCCGGCGATCGGCAGGTCGCCGGGCAACCCCGAGTGGCACTGTCCCACGTCTACGGGGCGCCCGGGCTGAGCGGCTGCACGGTTCTCACCAGATAGGAGTAGGCGATGAAGGTGACCGTCGACACCGACCGGTGCGTTGGAAACGGCGTGTGCGAGGCCCTGTCGCCCGACCTCTTCCAGGTCGGCGACAACGGACAGGCCGAAGTGCTCGTCGAGCAGATACCCGCAGAGCAAGAAGCCTCGGTGCGACAGACGGTGGATTCCTGCCCCGCACTCGCACTGAGATTGTCCGGCTGAACGAACCCGAAAGGCGCGAACACGTGGATATAAAAATGCCGAAACTCGACGTGACGATGACCGAGGGATCCTTCCTCGGCTGGCTGGTGCCCGACGGCGCGGCCGTCGCCGAGGGCGAGGACCTCTATTCGGTCGGTACCGACAAGGTCACGGTCGACATTCCAGCCCCGTGCGCCGGTGTGCTCCGCTACGGCGATGCGGTGGAAGACGAAACATACTCGGTCGGAACGGTTCTAGGCGCCCTGCAGACGTAGGGGTGCCGCCGGCCGCGGCACCGGGCCGCCGGCGAACGGTAGGCCGTGCGTGACAACGAACCTACCCGGCCCACACGTCCTCGACGTAGTGATCCGAGGCCACCAGACCATCGAGCCAGGCCCGCGCGGCATCATCGTCGGCACCGGTGCGCGCGGAGTAGATTTCGCGGAACGCCGCCCGCACCGCCGGGGCCATCCGCGCCCCGTCCCCGCACACGTACACGTGGGTGTCCTTGGTCTCGTCGCCGAGCAGGGCCCAGGCGTCGTCGGCGTCGGCGGCGATCCGGTCCTGCACGTAGCGCACCCGGTCCTGCGGAGCGCGGGAGAATGCGGGCCGCATCGCGACGATGCCGAGCCGCTCGGCCTCCTCGAACAGGTCCCGGAAGATGTAGTCAACCTCGGGGTCGCGAACACCGAAGAAACACAACGCCGGTGAGTACGGTTCACCGTTCTGCCGCGCGGACAGCCGGTCGCCGAGGAACCCGCAGAACGGGGCCACGCCGGTTCCGGCGCTGACCAGGATCACGTTGCGCTGCGGGTCCGCGCCGGCGCGGAACGCCTGACGCGCCGGATCCACCCGCGCCCGGATCTGGCCGCCAGGAGCGATATCGGCGAGGTGATTCGACGCTACGCCCTTGAACAGGCCCCGGCCGGAGTGCGCCGGGCGGTCCAGGACGCTGACGATCAACGCCAGCTCCTTGGGCGACAGCCGCGACGAAGATGCGATCGAATAGTGCCGCGGTGTCATCGGTTCGAGGAGCTCCAACAGTTCCGCGCCGGTCATCACGCAGCCCGGGTGCTCCTGCAGGCATTCCATCGGACTCAGCAGGCACGGCTCGGCACTGTCGGCGAGCTCTTCCAGGCGCTGCCGCTCCGGCGGGCAGGGGTTGGTCGCGGCCAGCCGCAGCAGTTGGCTGCGAGTCGCGGGTTTGCGCAGTTCGACGAAATGGGTGAGCAGCTCGCGCACGCTCACCTCGCGATCCAGCGCGATCACCCGCCGCGAGGTGCGCCGCGGGTTGATCGACAACCGTTGGTTCCCGTCGACGCCGAGCAGTTCGATCGCCATGTCGACGACCTCCGGCGGGTTGTCCGCCAGCACCGTCAGGTGATCCCCGGTGTTGTAGTCGACGTCGTCGGGAAGCGTCACGCGGACATAGCGTTTCGCCTGGCCCAGTGAGTTGTCCGCGCTGACCAGTTCCTCGTTGAGCACGACGGTCATCGGCTGCACCCGGAACCGCGCGTCGATCGCGGAGGTGACCGGGCCGGTGATCTGGCGCAGGTCGTAGAGCGGCTCGTCGTCGTCGCTCAGCGGTTCGGCGTCGGGGTCGCCGAACCGTGCCGACAGGGCGGCCCGCAGCGCGGTGCTGAACTCCTCCACCCCGCCCACCAGATCCCCGGAGGTGTCGACCGCGCCGCGTGGCAGCAGCATCGCGGCCCCGAGCGCGGATAGTCGCTCCTCGATCCGGATGGGCACGGACTGGTAGGTGTCGGCCCAGTTGTGGTCCCCGACGCCGAGAACGGCGAACGCCGTGTTCTCGGGCACCGCGGCGTCGTCGCCGAGCAACCACCCCAGGAATGCGCGGGCATCGTCGGTGGGCTGACCGTTGTAAGACGACGCGACGATCACCACCGCGTCGACGTCGGGGAACCCGCCCGCGGCGTCATCGAGCGGACCGAGCGTAGTAGCGCAACCGATGTCGCCGGTCTCCTCGGCGAGCAGTCCCGCCAGCGTCCGGCAGGTGCCGAGGTTGGAGCCGTGCAGAACGGCCAGGGTGGTCCCGGTGCGCACCGCCGTTCTCGGTTGCAATTGGTCGGTGCCGGCGGGTTCCGCAACGGCTGTCCGGGCCCGCTCGGCCGGGGTGCGCCGCACCAGCTCGAGCCGGAAGCCGACGGGCCGGCGCCCCACCCCATCCCAGGTCAGCACATAGTGTTTCGCGTCGATCAGCCGGTAGCGGTGGACCAGGCGTGCGATGAGCATGGTGGCTTCGTGCAGCGCGAACTGACGCCCGATGCAGGACCGCTCGCCGGTGCCGAACGGTTTGAACAACGCACTGGGCCGGACGTCGGCGAATTCCGGGTCGAACCGGGACGGGTCGAACAGCTCCACATTGTCGCCCCACTGCCCCTGGCGGTGCAGCGCACCGGTCAGAACGGTGACCGCCTCACCGGCCGCGACGGGGTAACGGCCACCGATGATGGTGTCGGCCAACGCCATTCGGTCGAACTGGGCAACCGGTGGTGAAAGGCGCAGCGTCTCGCTGATCACCTGGCGCAGATAGCCGAGCTTGCCGATGTCGTCGTAGCTGGGCACGTAGTCGTCGTCGGGACCGAACACCGCGTCGACCTCGGCGCGCACCCGGGCCAGTGCACCCGGATGCTGCACCAGGTTGTACACCGCGGTGGGCATCAGCTCCGAGGTGGTCAGCTGCCCGGCGATCAGGAACGTCATGATCTGGTTGCGGACGTTGTCCACGTCAAGGACCGGGCGTCCGTCGGCGTCGTGTGCCAGCATCACGGCGAGCAGATCATCGGCGGTACCGTCGGCGCGGTGACCGGCGATCAGCTCATCGAAGTACCGGTGCAGAGTGTCGCGGTCACGCTCGAATTCCGGTGTGATTCCGTGTGTTACCGACCCGATCAGCGCCGAGGTGAAGCACTGCGGGATGGGCGCCAGGCCGTCGTGGTCGAACGAATCGAACCGCGCACCGAAGCCGGCGAGCGCGACGGTGTCCATCGCCAGCTTCTGCAGGTCGTCGGAGACGTTCACCGGTTGCCGTCCCGCGCAGGCATCCCAGCGGGCGATCAACTCCGAGTTGATGTCGAGCATGGCGCCGTGATAGTTCCGCAGCCCGGCATAGCTGAACCCGGGCAGCAGCACGTCGTGGGCCTTCTGCCAGTTCGGTTCGCCGTGAAAGGCGGTGAACAGCCCGTCACCGGCCAGCGGGCGCACCCGGGCCAGCGTCGGGGTCAGGTTCTTGACGAACCGGGTCTCGTCGCAGAGCTCGTTCACCAGTTCCAGCGAGCACACGTAGAGCTTGCGGATCCCGCTGAAGTCGGCGTAGAAGATCGGGCCGTGCACTTCGCCGAGCAGGTCGATGGGCAGCGCATAGGGCCGTCCGGTGAGGTCGGCGGGCGTGGGCAGCGGTCCTTCCGCCGAGGGAACGTTGTCGAGCTCCGGCGGCAACGACGGCGTGAACTCCTGCACCTGCGCAGCATAGGCCCGGTGTCTGAACAGCGACGGCGGACCGGGATCGGCGATGGCCCGCCGCCGGCCACTACAGTCGTCGGGCATGGGGGAATCTCCAACGTTCGGTGAGTGCTCGGACGCGATCACCCGCCGTCGGCTGCTGCAGATGACCGGGACCCTGGGGCTGACCGCCGTCGCCGCCGGGTGCGCCGACCCGATGCCCGGGTCACCGTCGCTGCCGCCGGGAGAGTCCCCGGCACCTCCGGTGCCGTCGTCACCGGCTGCCGCACCACCGTCGACGACGACCGCACCGCCCGTCGTCACCCCAGTGGATGAACTGTGCCGTTCGGCCTGGGGCGCCCAGCCGGCCCGCCCCGGCGGCCGGCCGCACACCATCACCCGGATGACGCTGCATCACACCGCCGTGGTGCTCGGGGACAACAGCAACGCCCCGGCCCGGTTGCGACAGCATCAGCGCTACCACCAGAATGACAAGGGCTGGATCGACATCGCCTATCACGTCAGCGTCGACCGCAACGGCAACATCTACGAGCTGCGCGACTGGCACCTGGCCGGGGACACCGCCACCGAATACGACCCGGCCGGGCACTTCCTGGTCCTCTGCGAGGGCGACTTCGACCAGGAGGAGATCACCGAGGCGCAGCTGCACGGCGCCGCGCTCGCCTTCGCCTGGGCGACGCAGAACTTCCACATCGCCCCGAACACCCTCGGCGGACACCGCGATTTCGCCTCGACCTCCTGTCCGGGGACGAACCTGTACGCCCGGCTGGCCAACGGGGAGATCGGGCGGCGCGTCGACCAACTCGTCGCCGCCGGGCCCGTGGACCTCAAGCAGTTCTGCGGCCCCGCGGCGGACGCGAAGGTGGCGCAGATCGAGGCGGGCCGGTAGCGCGTCCCGGGGAGAACCTCACTTGTCGGTGGTCGGTGCCACCATGGCCTCATGGAAACGAGGTCGTAGTGATGCAGCATTTCACCGTCTTGAACTGGTCTCATGCGTTTATGCATGAGATAATGCATGTATGCCTAAGACAGTGCAGATTCGTGATATCGATGACGATGTCTATGCCGGGTTGGTCCGACGCGCCGGTGAAGAGGGCGTAACCGTGCCTGAGCTGTTGCGCCGTGAGGCAGCGAAGCTCGCTGCTCGACCCTCGATCGCCGAATGGTTGCGGCGCACCCACCGGAGGCCGTCGCAGGTGTCAACGCAGGAGGTGCTCGCGACGCTCGACGAATGGCGGGGTGAGTGGCCCGATGCTCGTCGTTGACGCCTCCTGCTTGTTCGAGGTCGTGGCGGATACGCCGCGAGCTCCGCAAATTGCGGCGCGAGTGACCGCCGATTCGGATCATTTCGCTCCAGAGGTGATTGATGTCGAAGTCCTTGGTGTCATTCGCGCGCAGTATCTGGGAGGCAATCTTGACGGTACGGCTGCGGGACAAGCTGTAGCCGATTTGAGGGACTGGCCCGGCGAACGGTTCAGTCATCGGTATTTGCTCGATCGGGTCTGGCAGCTAAGGGATTCCGTTCGAGGGTGGGACGCGTTCTATGTAGCGCTAGCGGAATTGCTTGGGGCCACGCTTCTGACGCTTGATGAGCGTCTCGCCCGCGCTCACGGCCCACGGTGCCGGATCGAGGTTGTGGGTGCGTAGTCGTCGAGTCTAGGTCTCCGGTGTGGATTGGACCGTCCGGTAGTGGGTAGTCCTTGTGTACAAGCCCCGCGACAAGCGAAAGGATTGCCATGCCTGCGCGTGATCCCGGACCCAGCGTCAAGGACAAGAAACTCTACGAAGACCTGCGTGACGACGGCGCATCGAAGGAGAAGGCGGCGCGGATCGCCAACGCCGCCGCGAAATCCGGTCGCAGCGCCGTCGGCCGGCGCGGCGGACACTCACCGTCCTACGACGAGTGGACCGTCGATGACCTGCGCAAGCGCGCCCGCGAGCTCGGCGTCGACGGACGGTCCTCGATGAACAAAAGCGAACTGATCGACGCCCTGCGCAAACACTGAGCAGCCCGCGCTGAGCTACGCGGCCTGCGAATACCGCGGCCAGAACTCGTTGAGCCTGCGCTCGATGACCGTGCCGACGGGGAACACCGAGGCGATGCAGATGTTGTCGTCGGCCACGTCGGCGGCCCACTCCGGCGGCCATCCGCCGTCGGTGAGACTTGTGCGCATCGCCAGGATCAGCTCGTCGCGCGTCATCGCCACCTCGACGATCTGCGCGGTCGTCGTTGCACGATGGGATGCCAGACCGGCGAATCCGCGACCGCAGCCGCAGCCGCCGTCGGGATTGCGCCTGTCCCGGTCACACGGGTCCTGCACCCAAACGGGTTCGCCTGGGACGCAATAGTTGTAGTCGTTTCGCCGGTCTCCCTGAGTGAGTGCCGTTGCCACCAGAACCTTCATGTCGGGGCCTCCTATTCGGTTGGTGTAGAGCCTATGACCGGCCACCGACAACTCCGGGCCGTCGCGCAGACGTCCTCAGCCCTACTTGTGCCCCCTGCGCCGAATCCAGCCGCGACTGTGCGATCCGACATCATCGGCAGATAAGGGACTAACTCGTCGGTGAATTGGGTAATCATGGGAAAGCACTGACCCCGAAACGTAAGGACATCGACGACGTGATCCGCCAAATCGCACGCCCCCTGCTCGGCTCGTTTTTCATCTACGCGGGATTCCGCGCGCTGGTGAACCCCACGCCGGTCGCCGACGCCGCCCAGCCGATGCTCGACACCGCCGCCGACTTCGGGGCCACCGGGCAGGTGGACAACCTGACGGTGGCCCGCGCCTACGGCGCCGTGCAACTTGCCGGCGGGCTGCTGCTGGCCGCGGGCAAGGCTCCGCGGATCGCTTCACTGGTGCTGGCCGGCTCGATGGCCCCGGCCACCGTCACCCACGACTTCTGGAACGAGCCCGACGACACCGCCCGCCACGCGAAGGCCACCCAATTCCTCAAGGACGCCTCCCTGATGGGTGGCCTGCTGATCGCCGGATTCGACACCGAAGGCAAGCCCGGCGTGCAGTGGCGGGCCCGACGGCTGGCCAAGAAGGCCTCGGCACGCGCGGCCGCCATCGCCCCCGGTCTGGTCGGTGACCACGACTCCAGTGACTTCGAGGAGTACGTCGACCGCGCCCGGACTGCCGCGGCGCGCCTCGGGGACCGCATCGAGGGCCGCACGTCGGTGGCCGCCGAGCGTCTCGCCGACGTGGTGGACGCTGCCAAGCCCCGCGTCGCTCACGCCGCGGCGGTCGCCTCGGAGCGGGCCACCGACGCGGGAATCGTGATCGGTGAGGCGCTGAGCGAACTGCGCCAGGAGGCCTCGCACCTGCGTGAGGACGCGCGCGGCCGGCTGCGCCGCTAGACGGCCTGTGACATAGCCGCCGCCCGCGGTGACATTCGCCCCTGCTGTCACCCGCCGATCGCGCCTACCCTTGGTAGTCACGATGGTTGTCGCCGGAGCGGATCTGCGCGCGGGGGCCACCCTGCCCGTTGCGCAGGACGGCCTGGCCCGCGTCTGGCCGCGCACCCTGTCCGTCGAGGTGCTCGCGGTGGCACTGGTGCTGGCCGTCGGGTGGCTCGCCGTTGCGGTGCACGGGCCTGAACATCGCGCGCTGCCGACGGCGCTGGCCGCCGCCACCGTCCTGGTCGTCCTCCGCGGCCTGCGGCTGGGCCGCCCGGTGACCACACCGCACGCCGGGCTCGCCGCGCTGGCCTGCCTGGTCGCCGTCTACACCCAGGCCCACGGCCACGCCACCGGCACCTACCTGGCGGTGCTGGTCGCCGCTGCGGTCCTGGTGTGGCCGACCGGCGCGCCCGCCGAGCCGCACCTGCTGCCGGTGATCTGGCCTCTGATCGACCAGACCCGCGG contains these protein-coding regions:
- a CDS encoding thiolase family protein, with the translated sequence MTSVAIVGVGCRPFGRFQDTSVRAEAVTAVRQALADASVTWPQIDYAVGGSMSAGTADTLVSDLGLTGVPFLNVINGCATGSSSLISAVHTIEAGAADLAVVVGFDSHPRGAFTIDPAALGLGDWYGPTGLALTSQFFALKIRRYLHEFGLPARLLAAVAAKAFRNGSLNPNAWRRKPLSEADIAASMMLSDPLRQYMLCSPGDGATALVLCNAKKAKQLSPHPVYVASSVVRTRRPGSFEVLSPSLSIRRGVSPTVDAAAAAFEQAGIGPADVDLAQLQDTDAGAEIIHMAETGLCADGEQTELIDSGATELTGRLPINTDGGCLANGEPIGASGLRQIHENVLQLRGAAGDRQVAGQPRVALSHVYGAPGLSGCTVLTR
- a CDS encoding ferredoxin; amino-acid sequence: MKVTVDTDRCVGNGVCEALSPDLFQVGDNGQAEVLVEQIPAEQEASVRQTVDSCPALALRLSG
- a CDS encoding lipoyl domain-containing protein → MPKLDVTMTEGSFLGWLVPDGAAVAEGEDLYSVGTDKVTVDIPAPCAGVLRYGDAVEDETYSVGTVLGALQT
- a CDS encoding cytochrome P450, which gives rise to MPDDCSGRRRAIADPGPPSLFRHRAYAAQVQEFTPSLPPELDNVPSAEGPLPTPADLTGRPYALPIDLLGEVHGPIFYADFSGIRKLYVCSLELVNELCDETRFVKNLTPTLARVRPLAGDGLFTAFHGEPNWQKAHDVLLPGFSYAGLRNYHGAMLDINSELIARWDACAGRQPVNVSDDLQKLAMDTVALAGFGARFDSFDHDGLAPIPQCFTSALIGSVTHGITPEFERDRDTLHRYFDELIAGHRADGTADDLLAVMLAHDADGRPVLDVDNVRNQIMTFLIAGQLTTSELMPTAVYNLVQHPGALARVRAEVDAVFGPDDDYVPSYDDIGKLGYLRQVISETLRLSPPVAQFDRMALADTIIGGRYPVAAGEAVTVLTGALHRQGQWGDNVELFDPSRFDPEFADVRPSALFKPFGTGERSCIGRQFALHEATMLIARLVHRYRLIDAKHYVLTWDGVGRRPVGFRLELVRRTPAERARTAVAEPAGTDQLQPRTAVRTGTTLAVLHGSNLGTCRTLAGLLAEETGDIGCATTLGPLDDAAGGFPDVDAVVIVASSYNGQPTDDARAFLGWLLGDDAAVPENTAFAVLGVGDHNWADTYQSVPIRIEERLSALGAAMLLPRGAVDTSGDLVGGVEEFSTALRAALSARFGDPDAEPLSDDDEPLYDLRQITGPVTSAIDARFRVQPMTVVLNEELVSADNSLGQAKRYVRVTLPDDVDYNTGDHLTVLADNPPEVVDMAIELLGVDGNQRLSINPRRTSRRVIALDREVSVRELLTHFVELRKPATRSQLLRLAATNPCPPERQRLEELADSAEPCLLSPMECLQEHPGCVMTGAELLELLEPMTPRHYSIASSSRLSPKELALIVSVLDRPAHSGRGLFKGVASNHLADIAPGGQIRARVDPARQAFRAGADPQRNVILVSAGTGVAPFCGFLGDRLSARQNGEPYSPALCFFGVRDPEVDYIFRDLFEEAERLGIVAMRPAFSRAPQDRVRYVQDRIAADADDAWALLGDETKDTHVYVCGDGARMAPAVRAAFREIYSARTGADDDAARAWLDGLVASDHYVEDVWAG
- a CDS encoding N-acetylmuramoyl-L-alanine amidase → MGESPTFGECSDAITRRRLLQMTGTLGLTAVAAGCADPMPGSPSLPPGESPAPPVPSSPAAAPPSTTTAPPVVTPVDELCRSAWGAQPARPGGRPHTITRMTLHHTAVVLGDNSNAPARLRQHQRYHQNDKGWIDIAYHVSVDRNGNIYELRDWHLAGDTATEYDPAGHFLVLCEGDFDQEEITEAQLHGAALAFAWATQNFHIAPNTLGGHRDFASTSCPGTNLYARLANGEIGRRVDQLVAAGPVDLKQFCGPAADAKVAQIEAGR
- a CDS encoding type II toxin-antitoxin system VapC family toxin, encoding MLVVDASCLFEVVADTPRAPQIAARVTADSDHFAPEVIDVEVLGVIRAQYLGGNLDGTAAGQAVADLRDWPGERFSHRYLLDRVWQLRDSVRGWDAFYVALAELLGATLLTLDERLARAHGPRCRIEVVGA
- a CDS encoding Rho termination factor N-terminal domain-containing protein, with product MPARDPGPSVKDKKLYEDLRDDGASKEKAARIANAAAKSGRSAVGRRGGHSPSYDEWTVDDLRKRARELGVDGRSSMNKSELIDALRKH
- a CDS encoding DUF7715 family protein, with product MKVLVATALTQGDRRNDYNYCVPGEPVWVQDPCDRDRRNPDGGCGCGRGFAGLASHRATTTAQIVEVAMTRDELILAMRTSLTDGGWPPEWAADVADDNICIASVFPVGTVIERRLNEFWPRYSQAA
- a CDS encoding DoxX family membrane protein, translated to MIRQIARPLLGSFFIYAGFRALVNPTPVADAAQPMLDTAADFGATGQVDNLTVARAYGAVQLAGGLLLAAGKAPRIASLVLAGSMAPATVTHDFWNEPDDTARHAKATQFLKDASLMGGLLIAGFDTEGKPGVQWRARRLAKKASARAAAIAPGLVGDHDSSDFEEYVDRARTAAARLGDRIEGRTSVAAERLADVVDAAKPRVAHAAAVASERATDAGIVIGEALSELRQEASHLREDARGRLRR